From the Leptospira biflexa serovar Patoc strain 'Patoc 1 (Paris)' genome, one window contains:
- a CDS encoding ankyrin repeat domain-containing protein, translated as MNHQIRRNILCLFLIMVIPSVSILFADSNRNLDINRIAEKTERILVKIPSNHTNLDNTALSYTYPMSDGTPAPKLVYIELGEYFLAYNDDQSNGRIISLDSNFKFRKEIVSLKSFRIEDMIADSKGLTVLLSEFEVKKKGKHEIKNFHTAYINQYDKSGRINFSTKIVGTKEYVSVGDQGIDTTFGTLSITKTADNHYATYFSTYRKWEDGVTHQSEYLALFDHNGKRVMKSDGKSQEGFTWNVSHSFRPRFFNDGDQLVMMTVGDAYPRGLVIDTFPNRKREIPIIVPKAGANETYQYVPISTGDLFSKDGTTWIVFDSNLNRTSYDIGLIIKSKDQLSKPVYLTNTSKSRERIPRIVPFGEDHLFLLWMTDDGPEKEKWYPQISKMKLEACLIQKDGTIVSKPQSFGFGNGMVFRSAARFFQLPNGKFGWVNDVTGFADQLEIVIVSPFPSDTQMVSTNDSEKPENIEIKINPTLGKPLIDAIYEGNEDLGISLLKQGADPNTIYEGWSALLYAAYFGRTEIVKALISHHANTEYSVDGWNALQLSEVRGHTPIVQLLQPMTKSLSRTVSKSPNPKNPLRTIVRNKNLRSEIEPVNSNQTLQILGTPVQ; from the coding sequence GTGAACCATCAGATACGAAGGAACATTTTGTGTTTATTCCTAATTATGGTAATCCCAAGTGTTTCCATTTTATTTGCAGATTCTAATCGTAATTTAGACATCAATCGTATTGCTGAAAAGACAGAACGGATCTTAGTCAAAATTCCATCAAATCATACCAATCTTGACAATACTGCATTATCCTACACCTATCCCATGTCGGATGGAACTCCTGCACCAAAACTTGTCTACATTGAATTAGGAGAGTATTTTCTCGCTTATAATGATGATCAATCCAATGGTCGAATTATCAGTTTAGATTCTAATTTTAAATTCAGAAAAGAAATCGTGAGTCTCAAAAGTTTTCGAATTGAGGATATGATTGCCGATTCGAAAGGTCTCACCGTATTGTTATCAGAGTTTGAGGTGAAAAAAAAAGGGAAACATGAAATCAAAAATTTTCATACGGCCTACATCAACCAATATGACAAATCAGGTAGAATCAATTTTAGTACAAAAATTGTAGGAACAAAAGAATACGTTTCCGTTGGAGACCAAGGAATCGATACAACATTCGGTACACTTTCAATTACCAAGACAGCTGACAATCATTATGCGACCTATTTTTCAACGTATCGTAAATGGGAGGATGGAGTTACACACCAAAGCGAATATCTGGCTTTATTTGATCATAATGGAAAGCGTGTGATGAAATCGGATGGCAAATCGCAAGAAGGTTTTACTTGGAACGTGAGCCATAGCTTCCGACCGAGATTTTTTAACGATGGAGATCAGTTGGTTATGATGACCGTGGGAGATGCCTACCCGAGAGGTTTGGTCATTGATACATTTCCCAATCGAAAACGAGAAATCCCTATCATTGTACCAAAAGCCGGTGCCAACGAAACGTACCAATATGTACCAATCTCAACTGGAGATTTATTTTCGAAAGATGGTACTACCTGGATCGTATTTGATTCTAATTTGAATCGAACCTCATACGATATTGGTCTCATCATCAAGAGTAAAGATCAACTTTCCAAACCAGTATATCTTACCAATACTTCCAAATCTAGAGAGAGGATTCCAAGGATCGTTCCTTTTGGGGAAGACCATTTATTTTTATTGTGGATGACCGACGACGGCCCTGAAAAGGAGAAATGGTATCCCCAAATTTCAAAAATGAAATTAGAAGCATGTTTGATACAAAAAGATGGAACGATTGTATCCAAACCTCAAAGTTTCGGTTTTGGAAACGGAATGGTATTTCGATCAGCCGCGCGATTTTTCCAATTGCCAAATGGAAAGTTTGGATGGGTCAATGATGTAACTGGATTTGCCGATCAATTGGAAATTGTTATCGTATCACCATTTCCATCGGATACTCAGATGGTTTCTACAAATGATTCGGAGAAACCAGAAAATATAGAAATCAAAATCAATCCCACTCTTGGAAAACCGTTAATCGATGCCATTTACGAGGGTAACGAAGATCTTGGAATTTCTCTTCTGAAGCAAGGAGCAGATCCAAATACAATTTACGAAGGATGGTCTGCTTTATTATATGCTGCCTATTTTGGAAGAACAGAAATTGTAAAAGCACTCATTTCTCATCATGCCAATACGGAATATTCCGTAGATGGTTGGAATGCACTTCAGTTATCCGAAGTTAGAGGGCATACTCCGATTGTCCAACTACTACAACCAATGACAAAATCATTGTCGCGGACAGTTTCAAAATCACCAAATCCAAAGAATCCATTAAGGACAATCGTAAGAAATAAAAATTTACGATCAGAAATTGAACCAGTGAATTCCAACCAAACTCTACAAATTTTAGGAACTCCAGTCCAATAA
- a CDS encoding ankyrin repeat domain-containing protein, giving the protein MFLFLSSRFFKKFFPFVIIFLTSLMGFGCIEDETVVKNPPSLELRLFQAVENGNLEEVKNLLAQGVSINAKDSLGNSSLIKAVDEEEMELTKFLIQKGANVNLRNTMGETALYRAVYRGNLELVKLLVKAGAETKAKTVGGISIAELAEERGEEGILNYLQGSK; this is encoded by the coding sequence ATGTTCCTTTTCTTATCGAGCCGATTTTTCAAAAAATTCTTCCCTTTTGTCATAATTTTTCTGACCTCTCTTATGGGATTTGGATGTATTGAGGATGAAACAGTTGTTAAAAACCCGCCGAGCCTCGAATTACGTCTCTTCCAAGCCGTGGAAAATGGAAATTTAGAAGAAGTCAAAAATCTTTTGGCCCAAGGAGTTTCCATCAATGCAAAGGATTCGCTTGGAAATTCTTCTCTGATCAAAGCAGTCGATGAAGAGGAAATGGAACTCACAAAATTCCTAATTCAAAAAGGTGCCAATGTTAACCTTCGGAATACAATGGGAGAAACAGCTTTATACCGTGCGGTATACCGAGGCAATTTAGAACTGGTGAAACTCTTAGTCAAAGCTGGTGCAGAAACCAAGGCCAAAACTGTTGGTGGCATTAGTATTGCTGAGTTGGCGGAAGAACGTGGGGAAGAAGGAATTTTAAATTATTTACAAGGCTCAAAATAA
- a CDS encoding nitroreductase has product MNQELISIHEVAKSVSEAMDTRHSIREYESKPIPEDVLRRVFEKALRSPSWKNSQPWKVHIVSGDKKNSLALALTSAAKESPPTPETGWPESYPSDAKKRMFDLGMKIYGVAGIDRKDKEARDQFMLRNFSFFGAPTAVFITSKFDLNFFVGIDLGCFLQSILLLAREEGLGTCPQAALGAFPEVVRSELGLPGEEKVIMGLSIGYPKAESDLNRFHTPREGSSDLIRFY; this is encoded by the coding sequence ATGAACCAAGAATTAATTTCCATCCATGAAGTCGCTAAATCTGTTTCTGAGGCAATGGACACTCGGCATAGTATCCGCGAATATGAATCTAAACCAATACCGGAAGATGTGCTTAGGAGAGTATTTGAGAAAGCACTACGCAGTCCCAGTTGGAAAAATTCCCAACCTTGGAAGGTCCACATTGTCAGCGGAGATAAAAAAAATTCACTGGCTCTTGCACTGACAAGCGCAGCCAAAGAGTCTCCCCCTACTCCTGAAACAGGTTGGCCCGAATCCTATCCTAGTGATGCCAAAAAACGGATGTTTGATTTGGGAATGAAAATCTATGGAGTGGCCGGAATTGATCGAAAAGACAAAGAAGCAAGAGACCAATTTATGCTTCGCAATTTTAGTTTTTTTGGGGCACCAACAGCCGTATTTATCACTTCTAAGTTTGATTTGAATTTTTTTGTTGGAATTGATTTGGGATGTTTTCTCCAATCCATTTTACTTTTAGCACGAGAAGAAGGACTAGGAACTTGTCCACAAGCTGCCTTAGGTGCATTTCCTGAAGTGGTACGAAGTGAACTTGGTTTGCCAGGGGAAGAAAAGGTGATCATGGGTTTGAGTATTGGTTATCCGAAAGCAGAATCGGATCTCAACCGTTTTCATACCCCAAGAGAAGGATCATCCGATTTAATTCGGTTCTATTAA
- a CDS encoding prohibitin family protein, with protein MKRRSIFLTSLRFAPVLFLGMVFVSCISIISPGEVGLMWRPYSTGLSQKPLESRVQTYMPWNSVYVYSVQWSSFQEKVEVLTRDDLTITVTADIIIRPIQNEIYELEMEIGRDYYEKVVKPQFRTAIRNILSAYNMVSISKETPNVSAQIKKSLAEKLKYKHIEIDDVIVDDVEYSPSILKAIESKLTKQQEQEQMKFEINIAKRDAEIQQISAEAKAKAVLIEAEAQAKAQRMISESLTPKYIQLKAMENPNNKLIFVPNGKDGLPIIVNTDGK; from the coding sequence ATGAAACGTCGATCCATTTTTCTCACAAGTTTACGGTTTGCTCCTGTTTTGTTTCTTGGGATGGTGTTCGTCTCTTGTATCTCCATCATCAGTCCAGGTGAGGTGGGGCTTATGTGGAGACCTTATAGCACAGGTCTCAGCCAAAAACCATTAGAATCTAGAGTGCAGACTTATATGCCATGGAACAGTGTTTATGTTTATTCTGTCCAATGGAGTAGTTTCCAAGAGAAAGTGGAAGTGTTAACAAGAGATGATTTGACGATCACGGTGACTGCCGACATCATCATTCGACCGATCCAAAATGAAATCTATGAACTGGAGATGGAAATCGGAAGGGATTACTATGAAAAAGTAGTCAAACCACAATTTCGAACCGCCATCCGAAATATTTTATCGGCGTATAACATGGTTTCGATATCCAAAGAAACTCCGAACGTTTCTGCCCAAATTAAAAAGTCACTCGCTGAAAAATTAAAATACAAACATATCGAAATTGATGATGTGATTGTGGATGATGTTGAATATAGTCCTTCAATCTTAAAAGCCATTGAAAGTAAACTCACCAAACAACAAGAACAAGAACAAATGAAGTTTGAGATTAACATTGCGAAACGTGATGCGGAAATTCAACAAATCTCAGCAGAAGCGAAAGCAAAGGCTGTATTGATTGAGGCGGAAGCACAAGCCAAAGCACAAAGGATGATATCTGAATCGTTAACGCCCAAATACATCCAACTCAAAGCAATGGAAAATCCGAATAACAAATTGATTTTTGTTCCCAATGGAAAAGATGGATTGCCAATCATTGTGAATACAGACGGGAAATAA
- a CDS encoding TetR/AcrR family transcriptional regulator, giving the protein MKKEPTKLRLLSVSRNLFLRQGYSETGLNQIVDEAKTVKASLYQHFSSKEELGKEVLKLYSDENLNLLKTLMKRNPKPLDFIKAWVRILTREARQSQLFGCGMANFRAQISPVETQIRSEIERIANETIECLTEFLKESIQNGYIKPDVNPSTLAKQLFIVYEGVLQSYRLLDDKKSLDELYKIAENLIPIPE; this is encoded by the coding sequence ATGAAAAAGGAACCAACTAAACTACGACTCCTGTCCGTAAGCCGTAACCTTTTTCTGAGACAAGGTTATTCGGAAACTGGTTTGAACCAAATCGTTGACGAAGCAAAAACCGTAAAAGCAAGTTTGTACCAACATTTTTCTTCCAAAGAAGAACTTGGAAAAGAAGTCCTTAAACTTTATTCAGACGAAAATTTAAATCTCCTCAAAACTTTGATGAAACGAAATCCAAAACCTTTGGATTTTATCAAGGCATGGGTACGAATCTTAACACGGGAAGCACGACAATCACAATTGTTCGGATGTGGGATGGCAAACTTTCGTGCTCAGATTAGTCCAGTAGAAACACAAATACGTTCTGAAATCGAAAGGATCGCAAACGAGACCATCGAATGTTTGACAGAATTTTTAAAAGAATCAATTCAGAATGGATACATAAAACCTGACGTGAACCCATCTACACTCGCAAAACAGTTGTTTATTGTCTATGAAGGTGTATTACAAAGTTACCGTCTTTTGGATGATAAAAAGTCTTTAGATGAATTGTATAAAATTGCAGAAAACCTAATCCCAATCCCCGAATGA
- a CDS encoding TonB-dependent receptor: MKNLKILLLVAILTPFSLFAQANGSISGVIIDSENGEAVFGATIVVRSEKKFAKTDFDGKYSLSLPPGSYDVEFQMYGYGPQKRSVVITPGKNQSINVTFGAQTLETVEVKDRASNNTESALLALQRKSAAVSDGISQEAIKKSPDSNAGDVVRRVTGITLIGGKYVFVRGLGERYSNTVLNEVLIPTTEPDKRVVPLDIFPASILKNIRVIKTFVPEDPAEFSGGLVKVETQEYPDKFLLNVGLGIGRNMNSTGYEFKTFDAVDFLGRPNSAYQLPGIVNSLPGFLPLEPGNRFGGLPPNFVNLSSLTFNQQWTPDSGKGGYDKNINFTVGNTFKLTESGQRLGVLLGVVRSEEYRIRDEKSARYIPNYAGGIIAPETTYLIPIQKQDTKVYNKDTNFAANLNLSYEMTKGQQIYLKNLYTVASDTTVRDAFGQNFIDNFDFLSQTGIVTSRGLLNTVLGGDHALQFGSMNRPHKLEWNLAYSLANREEPNLIQQVWRRSNPANLSDGYFRLGNNPDGTRFFSSTADTVRQANLKYSIPFEQWNGLKSELKIGGMALDRFKSFTFREFGNKSNVGTQFPVDYYPVPGEVVYNPTEYVQRSTGVANKTFSERQIEPNAYDAQQKLHAQFAQVDMPLIPKLRFIGGVRFEDSFQKVKTFRTRDTSSLRNVDYGCTVNNEDIRVALVRSNICDVDNNGIGTLRNQDKLPSANMVWEMNKDMNLRFGLTQSITRPDLRELSPFGFTPYFGADRIFGNPNLKRTYIHNYDVRYEYYITNSDFFGIGAFYKNLSNPIEMVGLPQSGGISFNFSYTNAKEATIKGVELDYRKEFFDRFRVETNLFFIKSQVQVLSWLDSAFIKSGAIDKLNTAASFDPTNLSRPLQGQSEYVYNLKFDYFITPKKNQTIGVYYNFFGDRIYAVGANGTPDAIERGVGITDVVYTYKHDDRLDFKAAAKNIMDTRFKVYQKSEVTGEDLLFYSYRMGVTFTVAATYKFF; this comes from the coding sequence ATGAAAAATCTAAAAATCCTCTTGTTGGTTGCCATTTTAACTCCATTCTCGCTTTTTGCACAGGCAAATGGGTCAATCAGCGGTGTTATCATCGATTCTGAAAATGGAGAAGCTGTCTTTGGAGCAACCATCGTTGTTCGCTCGGAAAAGAAGTTTGCTAAAACTGATTTTGATGGGAAATATTCCTTATCTCTTCCTCCTGGTTCTTATGACGTCGAATTCCAAATGTATGGATACGGACCCCAAAAACGTTCTGTTGTCATTACACCTGGAAAAAATCAATCTATCAATGTAACATTTGGAGCCCAAACATTAGAAACTGTCGAAGTCAAGGACAGAGCATCCAATAACACCGAATCTGCACTATTAGCACTCCAACGTAAATCGGCTGCAGTTTCCGATGGTATTTCTCAAGAAGCCATTAAAAAAAGTCCAGATTCGAATGCAGGTGATGTGGTTCGTCGTGTGACAGGGATCACACTCATTGGTGGAAAATATGTTTTCGTTCGTGGTTTAGGCGAACGTTACTCCAATACTGTTTTAAACGAAGTATTGATTCCAACAACGGAACCGGACAAACGAGTTGTCCCACTAGATATTTTTCCCGCATCTATTTTAAAAAATATTCGAGTCATCAAAACATTTGTTCCTGAAGATCCAGCAGAGTTCTCGGGTGGGTTGGTCAAAGTAGAAACGCAAGAGTATCCTGACAAATTTCTATTGAATGTCGGTTTGGGTATTGGAAGAAACATGAATTCTACCGGATATGAATTCAAAACCTTTGATGCTGTTGATTTTTTAGGAAGGCCAAATTCTGCTTACCAGCTCCCTGGTATTGTTAACTCACTCCCTGGCTTTTTACCACTTGAGCCTGGTAATAGATTCGGAGGACTCCCACCAAATTTTGTTAACTTAAGTTCATTAACGTTCAACCAACAATGGACACCCGATTCAGGAAAAGGTGGTTATGATAAAAATATCAATTTCACTGTTGGAAATACATTCAAACTGACTGAGTCTGGACAACGTTTGGGTGTTTTACTTGGTGTTGTTAGAAGTGAGGAATATAGAATACGAGACGAAAAGTCGGCAAGATACATTCCAAATTATGCAGGTGGTATCATTGCTCCAGAAACTACGTATTTAATTCCAATCCAAAAACAGGATACGAAAGTATATAACAAGGACACAAACTTTGCTGCTAACTTAAACTTGTCTTATGAAATGACAAAAGGTCAGCAAATCTATTTGAAAAATCTATATACCGTTGCATCGGATACGACTGTTCGTGACGCATTCGGTCAAAATTTTATCGATAACTTTGATTTTCTATCGCAAACAGGAATCGTTACTTCAAGAGGATTACTCAATACCGTCCTCGGTGGAGATCATGCGTTACAATTTGGAAGTATGAACCGTCCTCATAAATTAGAATGGAATCTAGCTTATTCATTAGCAAATCGCGAGGAACCGAATTTAATCCAACAAGTTTGGAGGAGATCAAATCCTGCGAACTTATCTGATGGATATTTCCGATTGGGAAATAACCCAGATGGAACTCGATTTTTTTCATCAACCGCCGACACGGTTAGACAAGCTAACTTGAAATATTCGATTCCTTTTGAACAGTGGAATGGATTAAAATCAGAATTGAAAATCGGTGGAATGGCTCTTGATCGATTCAAGAGTTTTACATTTCGCGAATTTGGAAACAAGTCAAATGTTGGAACTCAGTTTCCAGTCGATTATTACCCTGTTCCAGGAGAGGTCGTATATAACCCAACAGAATACGTTCAACGATCGACTGGAGTAGCGAACAAAACGTTTTCAGAACGCCAAATCGAACCTAACGCCTACGATGCTCAACAGAAATTGCATGCGCAATTTGCACAAGTGGATATGCCATTAATTCCAAAATTAAGATTTATTGGTGGCGTTCGATTTGAAGATTCCTTCCAAAAAGTGAAAACTTTTAGGACTAGAGATACAAGTTCATTGAGAAACGTTGATTATGGATGTACCGTAAATAACGAAGACATAAGAGTCGCTTTAGTCAGATCAAATATTTGCGATGTTGATAATAATGGTATAGGAACATTACGAAACCAAGATAAATTGCCTTCTGCAAATATGGTTTGGGAAATGAATAAAGACATGAATCTAAGATTTGGTCTTACCCAATCGATAACTCGTCCTGATTTAAGAGAATTATCACCATTCGGATTCACTCCTTATTTTGGAGCGGATAGGATTTTCGGTAACCCAAACTTAAAAAGAACTTATATCCATAACTATGATGTAAGATATGAATACTATATCACAAATTCAGACTTTTTTGGAATTGGTGCTTTTTATAAAAATTTATCGAACCCAATTGAGATGGTTGGTTTACCTCAGTCAGGTGGAATTTCATTCAATTTCTCTTATACAAATGCAAAAGAAGCGACTATCAAAGGAGTTGAATTAGATTATCGAAAAGAATTCTTTGATCGATTCCGAGTGGAAACCAACTTATTCTTCATTAAATCGCAAGTACAAGTTCTTTCTTGGTTAGATAGTGCGTTTATTAAATCTGGAGCAATTGATAAATTAAATACTGCCGCATCATTTGACCCAACAAATCTTTCAAGACCTCTCCAAGGCCAATCTGAATACGTCTACAATCTAAAGTTTGATTATTTCATTACTCCAAAGAAAAACCAAACAATAGGTGTGTATTATAATTTCTTTGGTGATAGAATCTATGCCGTTGGTGCCAACGGAACTCCTGATGCTATCGAACGCGGTGTAGGAATCACGGATGTTGTTTATACTTATAAACATGATGATCGCTTAGATTTTAAAGCTGCTGCGAAAAACATTATGGACACTCGTTTTAAAGTGTATCAAAAAAGTGAAGTGACTGGTGAAGATTTACTATTCTATTCTTACCGAATGGGTGTAACCTTTACGGTTGCGGCAACGTATAAGTTTTTCTAA
- a CDS encoding class I SAM-dependent methyltransferase, giving the protein MYNKDFWNERYANEEYVYGKEPNEFLRSRLPNLKKGRILFPCEGEGRNAVFAAGLGWDVFAFDQSESGRQKAIQLAKEKNVTFHYEISDALNYPYAPDQMDMVALIYCHFNKSIRTTVHRNCVRTLKPGGILLLEAFSPEQLKYTSGGPKDPDMLYQLKDLRMDFSEMNVELEESLETELNESPFHRGKASIVRLVLRKI; this is encoded by the coding sequence ATGTACAATAAAGATTTCTGGAACGAACGTTATGCGAATGAAGAATATGTTTATGGAAAGGAACCAAATGAGTTTTTGCGTTCCCGTCTCCCCAACTTAAAAAAAGGCAGGATCCTTTTTCCCTGTGAAGGGGAAGGAAGGAACGCAGTTTTTGCTGCCGGCCTTGGTTGGGACGTGTTCGCTTTTGATCAATCGGAATCAGGAAGGCAAAAAGCCATTCAATTGGCTAAAGAAAAAAATGTCACCTTCCATTATGAAATTTCTGATGCCCTAAACTATCCCTATGCACCAGACCAAATGGATATGGTGGCACTTATCTATTGCCATTTTAATAAATCCATTCGTACCACAGTCCATCGTAATTGTGTCCGTACCTTAAAACCAGGTGGGATTTTATTACTCGAAGCATTTTCTCCCGAACAATTGAAGTATACTTCTGGTGGACCAAAAGACCCCGATATGTTGTACCAACTCAAAGACCTCCGAATGGATTTCTCGGAAATGAATGTTGAGTTAGAAGAATCACTCGAGACTGAACTAAACGAGAGTCCGTTCCATAGAGGAAAAGCAAGCATTGTGAGGCTTGTGCTTCGAAAAATTTAA
- the mltG gene encoding endolytic transglycosylase MltG: MNSKVKKYLVLSGLGAALLFVLALISFFVVDEIKGGAVGDGQNKYELIIDSGEPSSSVVRELAASGMIKSSVYFNYLIKFTRAGNKIKQGVYDINDGMSSRKILDVIISGKVKLVTFTIPEGYNNRQIGDLLVTKKLSPSREEFLKVTQSPALLTKYNIPAKTLEGYLFPETYSVPLNYPLERITEMMIKRFYKKLETIPEAKGIKPADLHFRVVLASIVEREAVRKEERPMMAGVFLTRIEKNINLESCATIQYLFDKPKKRLFESDLKIVSPYNTYINGGWPPGPISNPGLPALEASFKPMKSDKLFFLLKPDGSHYFSSTFKEHLDAKKKFIDVLYQ; this comes from the coding sequence ATGAACTCAAAAGTTAAAAAATACCTAGTACTTTCAGGATTAGGTGCCGCATTACTCTTCGTATTGGCGCTCATCAGTTTTTTTGTCGTAGATGAAATCAAAGGTGGTGCCGTCGGCGATGGTCAAAATAAATACGAACTCATCATTGATTCAGGTGAACCATCATCGAGTGTGGTACGTGAGTTAGCTGCTTCTGGTATGATCAAATCAAGCGTTTATTTTAATTATCTCATCAAATTCACTCGAGCAGGAAATAAAATCAAACAAGGAGTTTATGACATCAATGATGGAATGAGCTCACGAAAAATCCTTGATGTCATCATCTCAGGAAAAGTAAAACTCGTAACGTTTACAATTCCCGAAGGTTATAACAATCGCCAAATCGGCGATCTTTTGGTCACAAAAAAACTTTCTCCATCCAGAGAGGAATTTCTAAAAGTGACACAAAGCCCAGCATTACTCACAAAATACAACATCCCTGCAAAAACGTTAGAGGGATATTTGTTCCCTGAAACATATTCAGTTCCATTGAACTACCCACTCGAACGCATTACAGAAATGATGATCAAACGGTTTTATAAAAAACTAGAAACCATTCCAGAAGCAAAAGGAATCAAACCAGCCGATCTACATTTTCGTGTTGTGCTTGCCTCCATTGTCGAAAGAGAAGCAGTTCGCAAAGAAGAACGACCCATGATGGCCGGAGTATTCCTCACAAGAATCGAAAAGAATATCAATTTAGAATCTTGTGCAACGATCCAATATCTATTTGATAAACCTAAAAAAAGACTCTTCGAATCAGATTTAAAAATCGTATCTCCATACAATACCTATATTAATGGCGGTTGGCCACCAGGTCCCATTTCTAATCCCGGATTACCAGCGTTAGAGGCATCATTCAAGCCAATGAAATCTGATAAATTGTTTTTCCTTTTGAAACCAGATGGCTCTCATTATTTTTCATCTACTTTCAAAGAACATTTAGATGCTAAGAAAAAATTCATCGATGTCTTGTATCAATAA
- a CDS encoding M20/M25/M40 family metallo-hydrolase, whose product MKRIIWLGLFSIFLLQCSFGQKVQYAELKKNYPNVNWENRRNEAVRYLADILKIPSVRGNEIQVTKYIQSVLSKEGISSRLVFDPKFPNRPNLVAELPATVPNPEPGIILANHLDTVEFDAKEWKMNPLAGTVRDGRVWGRGAIDMKGMAVMELVAFLELKRSGIPRSRKIMYLALADEESGSVLGGKYMTSQQKKIFEGYEYAINEGGVATRDIVIPGSTIFNIQYAEKGNIWLRAKITGTSGHGSSPPNQYPALALIQFFNEVRELESDIRITEETDAFFYQLGTISSFPKSFFLKNARNPLIKPLLHPTIRSNRHLTAMTTNTKSITGFRTSEGEGGENVIAGEASGRLDIRTLPGVDIEEFAKKVKTIATKYNAEITFTDINPTDVTPIQTRFFSTLAAVSVNKFPNSTVTPFLSPGKTDNSYLRKIGIKAYGLIPAVLKAEDIDGMHGKNENMTIDNLELGTKILFETLVEMNQS is encoded by the coding sequence ATGAAGCGTATCATTTGGCTAGGACTCTTTTCTATTTTTTTATTACAATGTTCCTTTGGTCAAAAGGTACAGTATGCTGAATTAAAAAAAAACTATCCCAATGTGAATTGGGAAAATCGACGCAATGAAGCGGTTCGTTACTTAGCAGATATATTAAAAATTCCATCAGTACGTGGAAACGAAATCCAAGTCACGAAGTACATCCAATCAGTTCTTTCGAAGGAAGGAATTAGCTCACGATTAGTGTTTGATCCCAAATTTCCAAACCGTCCGAACTTAGTTGCGGAACTTCCTGCTACAGTACCCAATCCAGAACCCGGGATCATACTGGCGAACCATTTAGACACAGTTGAATTTGATGCCAAAGAATGGAAAATGAATCCTCTCGCAGGAACAGTTCGGGATGGCAGAGTATGGGGGCGCGGTGCAATAGATATGAAGGGCATGGCTGTTATGGAACTTGTTGCCTTTTTAGAACTCAAACGTTCAGGAATTCCAAGGTCTCGTAAAATCATGTATTTAGCGTTAGCTGATGAAGAGTCTGGATCTGTTCTTGGCGGAAAGTATATGACCTCACAGCAGAAAAAAATCTTTGAAGGGTATGAATATGCGATTAACGAAGGTGGAGTGGCAACGAGAGACATCGTCATCCCTGGATCTACGATCTTTAACATACAGTATGCGGAAAAAGGAAATATTTGGTTACGAGCAAAAATTACTGGTACAAGTGGACATGGTTCTTCACCTCCGAACCAATACCCAGCATTAGCACTAATTCAGTTTTTTAATGAAGTACGAGAGCTGGAATCAGACATTCGTATCACAGAAGAGACAGATGCATTTTTTTATCAATTGGGAACAATCAGTTCTTTTCCAAAATCTTTTTTCTTAAAAAATGCAAGAAATCCACTGATCAAACCACTTTTACATCCAACCATTAGAAGCAATCGCCACCTAACAGCAATGACTACCAATACAAAATCCATCACGGGATTTCGAACAAGTGAAGGTGAGGGTGGTGAAAATGTGATTGCCGGTGAAGCTAGCGGACGATTGGACATACGCACATTGCCTGGAGTCGATATAGAAGAGTTTGCCAAAAAAGTAAAAACCATTGCCACAAAATACAATGCAGAAATCACCTTTACCGACATCAATCCAACAGATGTAACGCCAATTCAAACCAGGTTTTTTAGCACACTCGCCGCTGTTTCCGTCAATAAGTTTCCAAACAGTACAGTGACCCCGTTTTTATCTCCTGGTAAAACAGACAATTCCTACTTACGTAAAATCGGAATCAAAGCATATGGGCTGATCCCTGCTGTTTTAAAAGCCGAAGACATTGATGGCATGCATGGTAAAAATGAAAACATGACCATTGATAATTTGGAATTAGGAACTAAAATTCTTTTTGAAACGTTGGTAGAGATGAACCAATCATAA